A single window of Raphanus sativus cultivar WK10039 unplaced genomic scaffold, ASM80110v3 Scaffold1403, whole genome shotgun sequence DNA harbors:
- the LOC130504189 gene encoding ras-related protein RABA5d-like, translating to HSDTTVARMLVGNKCDLDNMRTVSVEEGKALAETQGMFFMETSALDSTNVKTAFEMVIRDIYANVSRKQLNSDTHKTELKWNSRVSLVKDDNKGSTQGFGFSCCSSS from the coding sequence CACATTCAGATACAACGGTGGCGAGGATGCTGGTGGGGAACAAGTGCGACCTAGATAACATGAGAACGGTTAGCGTCGAAGAAGGCAAAGCCCTAGCGGAAACCCAAGGAATGTTCTTTATGGAAACATCGGCTCTCGATTCAACAAACGTTAAAACAGCTTTTGAAATGGTGATCCGCGACATCTACGCCAATGTTAGCAGGAAACAACTCAACTCCGATACGCATAAAACCGAACTGAAGTGGAACAGCCGAGTAAGTCTCGTTAAGGACGACAATAAGGGATCTACGCAAGGGTTCGGTTTCTCTTGCTGTTCTTCCTCTTGA